From a single Brassica rapa cultivar Chiifu-401-42 chromosome A01, CAAS_Brap_v3.01, whole genome shotgun sequence genomic region:
- the LOC103829896 gene encoding MATH domain and coiled-coil domain-containing protein At2g42470-like: protein MEDKKQTSFTFEIDNFSEKEAGRRSPQFLAGGCEWYIQVYSNGELVDDHLSMYLGVANPESLRLGWKRRASFSFLLLNQSGKELYRTKELCALFCDQLTTAWGRSKALPLKKLQEKGFLENKKLIVKVEVKVIEVVDEAEEVTRKKMLDVQGFKVLHSQAVLVSRLFEKHPDIAVNFKPKNQQVKTTYMIFLLHLIETLKKRPHSISETEIWIAGNELIVLTEAGFELDWLKTKLHNISFKRMLSYDNVSRVQEFENQVKNLKAEVSLERKTTTYDNCSRVQKLEKQVKNLTAELNIEKEKSATYATKVYALEKTVSDIIELSSTRSGTQSRSDLGDFKTSTIYVSGTHESRQ from the exons ATGGAGGATAAAAAGCAGACGAGTTTCACGTTTGAGATAGATAACTTTTCAGAGAAGGAAGCTGGGAGACGGTCACCTCAATTCTTGGCAGGCGGCTGCGAATG gTATATTCAAGTTTATTCCAATGGAGAGCTTGTTGATGATCACTTGTCTATGTACTTAGGTGTAGCGAATCCTGAATCATTGAGACTTGGATGGAAAAGACGAGCTAGTTTTTCCTTCCTTCTGCTGAATCAATCAGGCAAAGAGCTCTATAGAACAAAAG AACTGTGCGCATTGTTCTGCGATCAGTTAACCACAGCATGGGGTCGGTCAAAGGCCTTGCCTCTTAAAAAGCTTCAAGAAAAAGGGTTTCTGGAGAATAAAAAACTGATCGTTAAAGTGGAAGTAAAAGTAATCGAAGTCGTTGATGAAGCAGAAGAAGTAACAAGGAAGAAGATGCTAGATGTGCAAGGTTTCAAAGTTCTTCattctcag GCTGTTCTAGTAAGTAGGCTTTTCGAGAAGCATCCGGACATTGCGGTAAATTTCAAACCAAAGAACCAACAAGTGAAGACAACATACATGATATTCCTCCTACATCTCATCGAGACATTGAAAAAACGTCCACATAGCATCTCTGAGACTGAGATATGGATCGCTGGCAACGAGTTGATCGTGCTTACAGAAGCAGGCTTCGAGCTAGATTGGTTGAAGACAAAGCTTCATAACATTTCATTTAAGAGGATGTTATCATATGATAATGTTTCTAGAGTCCAAGAATTCGAAAATCAAGTCAAGAATCTCAAAGCTGAAGTTTCATTGGAGAGGAAGACGACAACATATGATAATTGTTCAAGAGTCCAAAAACTCGAAAAACAAGTCAAGAATCTCACAGCTGAACTGAACATCGAGAAGGAAAAATCTGCCACTTATGCTACTAAAGTGTATGCCTTAGAAAAGACCGTGTCGGATATCATTGAGTTGAGTTCAACAAGAAGTGGAACTCAGAGCAGGTCTGATCTTGGGGATTTCAAAACTAGCACTATATATGTTTCTGGTACTCATGAGTCTCGTCAATGA